Part of the Limihaloglobus sulfuriphilus genome is shown below.
TAACAATTCTGTGTGCGACATTTTTCTTTGGAGTGCGGTGGCAAGCGGCAGCGCGACACCGCTTTAAAGACGCTGCTCTAACGAAAACACCGCTGAAACTATAACATAACGCTCAAATAATAAAAAGCGGCGCCGCCTCGCTGCGCTCGTTGTCGCACGCACTCCAAAGCACCCCACATAAAAATGTCACACACACAATTCGTAATTCTCAATTATTCCCCTTGACAATACCCCTAAATCCGCTATTGTATATCTGTAAATACAAACAAATGAATAAGGTATAGAAATTTTAAGGTGGGCTATTATGTCAAATCGAACAGCGTTCTCAACTCTTTGCATAGCTTTAGCGCTTATCTTTGCATTCTCATCGAACCTGCTTGCATTCGCAGGCGGCGACGGCACACCCGAAAATCCCTGGCAGGTCTCTACCGTACAGGACATTTTAGATGTAAACAATGACCTGAATGCATGTTATACCCTGACCAACAATATAGATTTTAATGACGCGGTTTATGAGGATTATGTGATTGGTGCTTTCTACGGCTCTTTCGACGGCAACGGGTTTACCGTAATGAACCTGGCACTGCAATCTTCCGCTTATAATTCAGGATTTTTCAGGTATATTTATCCAGAGGGAACCGTTAAAAATTTATTTATTTGTAACTTTCATGTAACAGGCCACATTTATGCAGGAGTTTTGACTGCATGGAACGGTGGTTTAATAGAGAACTGTCATTCAGTTAGTGCTGACATAAAAGGCTTATACAGCGCAGCAGCTTTGGCTGGCCGCAACGGAGGGATTCTCAGAGATAGTTCTGCGGATGGTGATCTTTACGCAGCAGGAGGTTTACGTGAATTCGGCAGCTCAACCGGTGCTGCGGATTCTGGAATGCTTGTTGGAGTTAACAACGGAACAATAGAAAACTGTAATTCGTCGGGCTTGATACACCCTTACCCGGATGACCCTTCTCCTACCCACATACCTTTAGGATTCGGCGGTTTAGTTGGATTTAATGATGGCGGTATCATACAAAACTGCTACTCAACAGCGTCATTGACAGATGTTTCTGGCGGCGGCCTTGTAGGGTGTAACAGCGACAATCATTTGGGGATTAGAGGACATGGAATCATCTTAGACTCATACGCATCCGGGAATTTAGATAGAAGCGGAGGCGGGATCGCCGGTAACAACTCTGGCTACATTTCCGGATGCTATTCTGTCTGCACCATAACCGGCAGCGGAGGGGGTGTGGTTTCTTATAATAATGGATATGTTACGCAATGTTATTCCGGGGTAAACACCTTGGAAAGCGGCGGCGGCTTTGTCAGTTTAAACGGTACAGACGGGGTGATAACAGACTGTTATTCGTTAACAAATGTTACCGGTGCGGGCGGCGGTTTTGCCCGTGAAAACGGGGGGTTAATCCTGGGCTGTCTTGCAAGGGGAGATGTTACAAGCTCTGAAGATTATGTTGGGGGTTTTGTGGGGCGAAATAGATATGGAGAGACAATTTATGGAGGGACAATTATCGACTGTTTCGCAACAGGAAATGTTACCGGCAATGAATACGTAGGCGGTTTCGCCGGCGAAAACTACTCGGGCAGAATTGAAAACTGCTTTTCTGCAGGCATGGTAACCGGCAGCGGCAGGGTTGGCGGACTGATCGGATATATAACCGGCGGAATACAAAGAAACTGTTTCTGGGATAAAGATACCGCTCAACAGCCGGTCGGATATAACCACGACATGGTTGGATCGACGCTCATAGATAACGTAGCCGGCAAAACAACAGAACAGATGAAAAATGAAGAAATATTTCTTGAAGCCGGCTGGGACCTAAACGGCGAAGATGCCAACGGAATTCAGGACACGTGGTATTGCAGTGAGGGCCAATACCCCTTGCTGACCCGTCTCAGACCGGACCATGCCCCGTTAGAGCTCCAAGGCTGCGGCACAGGAGAATCTCCATACATGATCAGCAGCGGGCGTGAGCTGCTATCCATTAGTCGGGATATATTCGCCCATTACGAGCTGACCGGCAACATTTATCTGGCTAATACAGAATTTGTTTATTCACCCTTCCCGTATTTTTACGGCTCCCTGAACGGACAGGGGCATTTCATAGAAAACCTGCATATCAGCGCGGAAGATTTTGCCTATATCGGTCTTTTCGGCAGGATTATGCCCTTGGTTTCTATAAGGAACTTGGGATTAAAGAACGCGACTGTTTCCGGTTTGGACGTTGTGGGCATACTGGCAGGAGACATCATTTTAGATAGAGACACAACCGGTGTGGGTAATGACAAACCTGTACTTATTAATAACTGCTTTTCAACAGGGTCTGTAACCGGAAGCCAATCTGTCGGCGGCCTGATTGGCCTGGTGAATAACAGTGCCTGTAATATAATAAACTGCTATTCAACAGCTTCAGTAGTCGGTGATTCATCTGCCGGCGGCCTTATAGCGGGTAATGCGGGAATTGTATCAAACTGCTATGCTTCCGGTAATGTAAACGCAACTGACTATGCGGGCGGATTTGTCTCCCAAAATTTCTACGGCAGTATTGAGAACTGCTATGCAGCAGGGGATGTACACTCACTACAATATTCTGGCGGGTTTGTCTCAGTAAACGATTCAGACGCTATTGTGTCAAATTCTTACGCGACAGGTATCGTAACTGCAGAGTCTTACGCCGGCGGTTTCGCCGGAAGAGACCGCAGTAGTGAACTGATAATGAACTGCTTTTGGGATATAGATGCATCCGGCATGGAAGCAAGTGAAGCTGGGACCGGAAAAACCACCGCCCAGATGCAGGATATAAACACCTTTTTAAATGCCGGCTGGGATTATGTTAATGAATCCGAAAACGGCAATATGGAGATATGGTATCAGACACTTGGCGGTTACCCTGTGTTGTACTGGCAGGCCGCGGCGGGAGATATCAACTGCGACGGTGTTGTTGATCTGGCAGATTTCACCCGGATGGTCGATTACTGGCTGCTGGCGAATGATGATATGGCAGAGGGTTACCGGCTGCTGGGCGATATAAACCATGACGGCAGTGTTGACCTGGCGGACTTCGCGGCGGCTCTCTGGCAGCTTTAACAACCGGATTTCAAATCCACTCATGCCTGTAAAGTCTTTGTCTAAACAAGTTACCCCCCGGTAGAGACACATTGCATGCGTCTCTCAATAATGTGTGCGTGTCTCAATATTGCATGCGTCTCTCAACAATTTGGAGAAAATATGGAACGAGCCTATATTTAATCATCAGGGCCATCACTGGACAGAGCGTCATATAACCTGGCTGCGTGGTATAAAGTTCGAAGAGCCGGCCGGGTTCATATGGTTTACAGCAACCCGGTATGACGTAAGAAAACAGGCTCAGCCGCAGAAAATGATAAAAGACCGTTTACACAGTTAAATGAACAGAGCCTTTAATTCCAGCCTTGCGGGTAGGAGACATTTACCTTGGGAATCCCGTACTCTTTACAAAGCGTTTCCACAAGGTCTTCTGCGCGTTTGATTTGTGTGTCAGATGGAAGAGCCCTGATAGGGTGGCCGATTACACATATTCTTATAGTTTTACGAGAGCCGTACCAGTTATCCCCCTGGAGGCATCTGTACTGGTTTCTCCATCGGTCACTGGTTTGTATCGCACCGTTTTTCTCGCCGTTGCAGATAACAAAGTGAAGGTTCGCGTCTTTTTCTGTCGAAGAATTGTTGAACATTGCCACAGTGCCCATATCTCCGGCAGATGTTCTTGAGTAGAATATTTCGACATATTCCCAGTCCGTTTTTGTTACAGAGGGATTTCTGGAAAGGGCATTCCTTACACTTGCAAGCTGTGTGTAACTTGTCAAGCTGTATTCGTGCATTCCCTGATGAGGTCTGGGGGTGTCAAAAATCAAGAGAACGGCACTGCCTACAGTCATAGCTGCTATAAAAGAAATAAATACTATTTGCCTTCTGTTCAATTGACCCAAGCTTTCAATCTGTTCCAGACAGTTAAATAAAGAGGTTTTACCTTACCTAAATCTTTATACCATCTATGACTATGGTCTTACAAGAGAAAAATAAAAAATTTTTTAAAAAAGTAGGAAAAAAGTCGAGAAAAAGCCAAAAAAATTAAAAAAGACATGAAATTTTGTACAAAACTGTCAAAATACTAATAAATAGATATTTTCGTGTACTCTGTTGTTTAATATGTGTTTTACAACGGGCATTCGAATTTACGGAATTATCGGCCTGTAGTCGATAGATATTTACAGTTGGATTAACATGAGTTACAAAAATCATATTAAGGCGGTCTTTCCAGGTTCATTTGATCCTATAACAAACGGCCATATTGACGTCGCCATGCGCGGATTAAAAATGTTTGACGAGCTGGTAATCTCGGTCGGCGATAACCAGGCAAAGTCAGAGCTTTTTTCCGCGGAGGAGCGGGTCGAAATGATACGGGAGATATTTGCCGGTCAGAGCCGCGTTTCTGTAGAGAGTTATTCGGGCTTGACAGTGGAATACGCCCGGCAGGCCGGGGCCACGGTAATGCTTAGAGGGCTGCGTAACCTGACCGATGTACAGTATGAATTTCAGCTTGCTATGACCAACCGTGCGGTAGCCGGCATCGAGACGGTATTTGTAATGACGAGTGAGCGTTACGGTTTTGTCAGCTCGACTATGATACGTGAAGTTGCTACGCTTGGCGGGGATGTTTCCGAGCTGATTCCAGAGCTTGTTTACTCCAGGCTCAAAGATAAAATCAATCCCGCAAGGAGGCAGTGACAGTGTATGAGGTTTTGATAGAATACGTTTTTCAGGCATCGCACGCGGTATGTATGCCGGCGGGGGGGCTGATGGAGGATATGCACAGCCACGAATGGAGGCTCAAGGCGGCGTTTGGGGCAGATAAACTTGACGAAAATGGTTTTGCGATTGAATTTTCTCAGGCTCAATCACTAATCAGGGATACTTTGAGTCCGTTAGAGGGTAAGGTTTTAAATAATATCCCTGTATTTGAGGGTGAAATTCCGACAACCGAGATTCTATCCCGTTATATTTACAGAAATTTAAAAAAAAGGTTGCAATCAGACCTGAAAATAAACTATATTGAACTTACAGAGGCTCCCGGCTGTACAGTAATATATAAAGAATAGAGCCGAAGCCGATATTTATGTTTTATATCGAAATGTTGTTTGTAATCCCTTGAGGATTACGGCTTTAATATTAATACTCAAGTGTGAGTTTGAAAATGAAATGTCAAAGCTGCCATAACAACCCTGCTGTGGTACATCTGGTAAAGATGGTTAACGGTTTAAAATCCGAGATGCATCTTTGTATAAAATGTGCCGCGAAATTTACTTCTCAGCTTGAGGAGTCGCTTGAACTTGATAAGGTTCTTGGCGAGCTTCTTGCACAGCTTGAGGAGAGCGAACCGTCACAGGAGTTATCCGAGGTCAAAGAGATAAGTGCAGACGAGATTGGCCTGCATTGCCCTGATTGCGGTATTGATGAGAGCAGTGTGAAAAATGACCTCCTTTTAGGCTGTGCCAGTGATTATTTTGTTTTCAGTCAGTTTATAGGCAAAAGCCTTGCACGCTTTCAGGATGGCAACACTTTTCATAAAGGTAAGATACCGCACAATCTTGATTCCAAGGTTGACCGCAAGCCTCTTATTATTTTCCTCAAACAGCAGCTTGTCAACGCTGTAGAGCTTGAAGAGTATGAGCTGGCCGCAGACTTAAGGGACAGGATTGATTCACTGACATGCAGCTAAACGAATTGAGTACAGGACCTTGCGGGTGGTTTGATCAGACGGATCAGAATTCGGGGATTGTGATATCCTCGCGTGTGCGCCTTGCCAGGAATATTAAAGGTTATAATTTCTCTTCCACTTTAAGCAGTGAAAGTTCGCTTGAGCTGTTGAATCAGCTTTATTGTGTGATAGACGAGAAAACCAATCATAATCTGTCATTCTTCCGCATAGACAATATGACTGAGCTTGAGGTTAATTTCCTTGTGGAGAGGAATCTCATAACCAGCGTAATGGCCTTTTCTTCGATGCCCAGAGGTGTTTTTCTCTCTGATAATGAGCTCACCAGCATTATGGTCAATGAAGAGGATCATCTACGTTTGCAGGCTTTCTCGCCCGGGTTTAATCTTAATGCCTGCTGGAAGCGGATTGACAGGCTTGATGATCTTATTGAGTCATCGGTAAAATACGCCTTTGACAGCAGGCTTGGCTATCTGACTGCGTGTCCTACAAATGTGGGAACCGGTTTGCGTATCTCGGTTATGCTGCATCTTGCCGGCCTGAAAATGACCGGAGAGCTGGAGAAGGTAAAAAAATCCGCCTCGGCCATGAAACTTGCTTTGCGGGGTCTCTGGGGTGAGGGCAGCGGAGCAATGGGAGATATGTACCAGGTTTCAAATGAGCTGACTCTGGGGATATCGGAGCAGGATTGTTTAAATGATTTCACAGAAAATATAATCCCTCAGATTGTTAAGTATGAAATGATAGCCCGCGAAGAGCTTCTCCGCCGTCCTGCGATACTGGATGACAAAATATTCAGGGCACTGGCTATACTCAAAAACGCCAGGATGATAAGCTCTGCTGAAGCGATGAGCCATCTTTGCCGGCTCAGGCTTGGGATTCTGCTTGGAAGGGTTACAGAGGTATCGCTGGAAAGAGTAAACGGTCTTTTCTTCTTTATTCTGCCTTCGCACCTGCAAATGAGTCTGGGCAAACAGCTTACCCGCGAAGAGAGGGATTATCTAAGGGCAAATCTCATTCGGGATATTCTTCGCGGCGGCGAGTGAGGCCGGGAGAATCGCCTTTAAGTGAGTCTTATATTAACCCGCATAAAAAATTTTCAATGCCGCCGGAATTATTAATTATTACATTCTCAGGGATTTTGATTGTAATATCTTTGGATATGATTAAAATAGCCTCTTAACGCTGGGGGTGGCCTTAGAGCCTGAGAAATACCCTTGGAACCTGATCAGAGCCGGTTTCGGTATAAACTGCGTAGGGAAGCGAGTTTAAACGAAATTAAAACGCTTCCGTTCATTATCGGGAGCGTTTTTTATTTTGATAGCTTACAATAACGGAGCTGAATTATCATGGCAACACAACTTGAAGCCGCCCGCAGGGGCGATACTAACGAAGTAATGCAATTCGTTGCAGACACAGAGAATATATCTATTGAAACCGTTCAAAAGGAGCTTGCCGCCGGCCGGCTGGTGATTCCCGCTAACAAGATGCACCTTGCGTGGAATCTTAAGCCAAAAGCCATTGGAAGGGCGGCCGCCATCAAGGTCAATGCTAATATCGGTATGAGCAGTGTCAGCTCGTCTCTTGACGATGAAGTCAAGAAGATGAAAACAGCTATTAGTTACGGCGCAGATGCTGTTATGGATTTGAGCACCGGAGGCGACCTCGATGAAACCCGCAAACGGCTGATAAGTGAATGTGAAGTTCCTTTTGGCACAGTGCCCATATACGAGGCGATACAGGGACGCGATGTTGACGATATAACACCTGCTGTAATAATGGAGATAATCGAACGCCAGGCCAAGCAGGGTGTTGACTTCTTCACGATACATGCCGGTCTGCTTCGTGAGCATCTGCCGCTGCTTGAGTCCAGGGTTTGCGGCATTGTCAGCCGCGGCGGAGCTCTGATGTCTAAATGGATGCTTTCGCATAACCGTCAGAATATTATGTATGAGTTATTCGACGATATCTGCGCGGTGATGCGTGATTATGATGTCTGTTTTTCACTTGGTGATGGGCTCAGACCCGGTTGCGGCGCTGACGCAACAGACGAGGCTCAAATCGCAGAACTCCGTACGCTTGGAGAACTTACACAGCGTTCGTGGGAAAACGGCTGCCAGGTTATGGTCGAGGGGCCCGGTCATGTGCCGTTCAACCAGATAGAAGAAAATATGCGGATTCAGGACGAGATATGCCAGGGCGCGCCGTTTTATGTTTTAGGCCCGCTGGTTACGGATATTGCCCCGGGTTATGACCATATAACTTCAGCGATAGGCGGTACAGCCGCCGGTTATTACGGCGCTTCATTCCTGTGCTATGTCACGCCGAGGGAACATCTTGGCCTGCCGGGCGATGATGATGTCCGGCAGGGTGTTATGGCTGCCAGAATCGCTGCACACGCCGCGGATGTCGCCAGAGGTTTCCCCGGAGCCGCTGACAGGGATCTGGCCATCAGCAAGGCAAGGGCCAATCTTGAATGGGACAAACAGATAGATTCATCCCTTGATCCGGTAACAGCCAGAAGAATGCACGAAGAGGCAGGCAAAGAAAGCCGAATGTCTGCCGAAGATGTTGATTACTGTACTATGTGCGGCCGCGACTGGTGCAGCGTGAGGATTAACCGTGAAATACGGGACACATTTTTCTCACGTGAAAAATCACAATAACCGCTAAGCTGTAAAGATCGGCTCACTTTCTGCCGCCAGGTCTGAAAGAATCTTCGTTTCCTGGGCAGATAGTTTGCCGGCTCTGGGCAGATTTGACACACACAGCCTGAACAGTGCTTCTTCTCCGGGCGGGATAGCTATATTTGCGCCCTGTTCCAGAGTCCAGCTAAGGGCAAGTCTGGCTTTTTCGGGGTCATCAAGCGGCATATACCAGCATTTTGGATATTTCTTTTTATCCTCATCGTTTTGCCATTTCTGCCAGGCCATTGTTTTGAGTGCTATGATACCCATGCCGCGTTTTTTTGCCTCAGCAAGAGCTGCTTCCTCGTGGCGGCTGTTAAAATGCGTGCAGAAATTCACGGGGTACATGATCGTGTCGAAGTCGTACAGATCCATTGCGGCCAACGCGGCCTCGGGCGTATGCGCGGAAAAACCTACATATCGTATGATTCCGTTCTTTTTGGCCTCGAGTATTGTTTCCATTGCGCCGCCCTTAGCAAAAGAGGCTTTTACGTCTTTCTCTACATCAGTAATTCCGTGAAGCTGATAAACATCGAAATGGTCAGTCTGGAGTTTCTCCAGTGATTCATCAAGCAGTTTTTTTGTACCTTTGGCGTCTCTAAGATGTGATTTGCAAGCAAGATACACATCTTTTCTGTACGGTGCCAGCGCAGGGCCCAGCTTTTCTTCGGCATTGCCGTAAGAGGGGGCAACATCAAAGTAATTGATGCCCTTTTCTATTGCGAATTTTACTGCATTCGCGGCTGTCTCAGGTTCGGCATTCATAACAACAATGCCGCCGAAGCCTATCCTGGAAACGTTAAGGTCTGTTTTGCCGAGTTTTACCATACTGGTTATCTCCTTTGCCGGTATATTTGCTTTTCTTGATGACATGGCCGAAATTTCGGAGCCTTTAAACATTACACCAGCTGTAACCGCTCCAGCGGTTTTAATAAAGTTTCTTCTTTTCATGATATGCCTCACGTTTTATTAGTTTAATTTAGTATAAACATACTATACAATTCATATAGCCTAAATCAAGCATAAAACATTTTCATTGCCCGCGTGGAAGTGCAAAATCATTTTACTACGCAGAATGAAGGTTTTTTTGTGAAAAATTATTTTACCATAGAACCATTTTAGCGTATTTATCCAGGTCATCTACCGGCTCGTCTTTCCAGAGCCACGCGAGGAGCTTGCTGATTTTATCAAGATTCAGCTCATCAGGAGAAAATCTCAATTCATCCGGCAGTTTGTTCTCATCCGGCGTGTTTAGCAGGTACTTCAGGCCCGCTTTTGCGCCGCGTGAGAGGTTGGCTGCCTTGATGCCGTACTGGTCGGCAAGGCGTATAGTGCCAAATATCCGGTCGCTGTAGCCGAGTTTGCGTACAGGGTCTCTGCCGGCGCGGGCGGCGGAATCACGCAGGAACGGATTTGTCATTCTTGCCAGCAGGTCATCAGCATAATCGGTATAGCCTGCCGGTGTAAACAGCGTGTCGCCAAGCGATTTGTATTTCTGGACCAATGCCCCGCCGGATTCATCTATAAATGCCTTTCTGGCTATTTCCATCAGGTCCGGCCGGCTTCGCAGCTGATCCATCGTTTCAAGGCCCGCCTCCATTGCCAGATACCCCAGCATCGCATGTATGGCGTTGTGTCCGTAGAGCTTTGCCTCTTCAAACGGCAGCAGATCGTCTTTTTCCATGAAAACATCGATACCCGGAGTGAAACCATCGATACTCGCCTTTGTTACGAGTATCCGGTTGAACTCTTCGACAAGAAACGCCCGCATGAAACCCTCTGCGATGGTTGCAAGGCCTTCGGACTTTATCAGCGCCGGGTCATTTGTTACCTGGCTCATCTTGCCGATAACGGTGTTTAGGAATTTAACACGTGAGGTGTCAATGTCGGTATAGGCTCCGACTTTTTCGGTGAGTATCTCCGCGGCGTGGTTGTTGTTCTCCGCCGTGTAGATGATTGTTGCCTCTGCGGAGGAGTTTTTCAGCCCCGCGGCAATCAGCCGTGCTACGGAATTTTCGCCCATATCGTAGAAATTGACGCTCGGCAGTGAGGTCGCGATCTCGGTGGATACGCTCAAAGCCTCAACCAGCTTTTGCCTGTCCGCATCATCGCCGGGATTGTAGATTTCTATACCTTCGATTGTCATGGTATAGACCCTGTCGCTGCCTGCAACGTTTACTTTGTAGGTGCCGCCGGAAGCCCTCACCGCGTCAACGAGTGTCTGGTCTATCTCTGCTATGACTATCCTGTCAAAACGTCCGGTCTTGAATGCTTCTGCCGCGAAGAGCCCGCTCTGTATCGGCCCGAAGCCGAATCCTGTAAAGATGTGTTTCATAAATTTCCGTTTATTTTTCTGTTATGTCTATAACTAATTTGTAATTCCTTGTTTCGCCGGGTTCGAGCATTATCAGTTTGCCCTCTTCTCTGGCCTTTACCTGTCCTGTGGGGAAGTTTGTCGCCGGTTCCAGGCCGGTAACGTATTCGCCGCGTCCCCAGTGCTGCCAGTTCGCCAGGCAGGGCAGCTGTTTCGCATCGTATGTAATCATCGCTCCAAGAGAGAGCTTGTCGTTGAACAGACCTGTCCTGCAGAGCCCGTCATCATCCGGCGTTGAATCGATAAATCCGCACGCCTCGCCGCTGCCGCTGTGAGCGTCGATCGGGGCCGAGCACGTCCGGTAGTCGTTGTTTTCGTTGAATACGGCATCGTCGAAATCCATGCCGCGGGATCTGCACTTGCCCTTGTAGAGTATTTGTGTTCCCTGGTCAACCAGCGGCCAGCCGAAATTGCAGTGATACAGCAGCATGTGCGGCGAGGAGCTGTTGCCGCGGTTGATGACCCTGTCGGTTATAACTATCTGCGGCTTAAGCAGTTTGCATGATATCGTCCGCTGCATCTCGAGATTTGGTCCGAAAACCCGTGCTTCGCGGACTATCCCGCTGATACTCATCTGCGGCTCAGCGTCGGTTAGCTCGGGCTGAATGATGCTTGTTACCTCGGCGGCACTGTTGCTGTATTTCCCGTGCAGGCCGCGTTGTCCGCTCTCATCTTCGTCCGGTGCGCCGGCATGGCTTAGCCCGCAGGTTGTAACCAGTCCTCCGGGGAAAGTCGAGAGCCAGTTTAGCCCGCGGTCACTGTCGGGCCGCGGCGCCGCAGTGCCGACAAAGCTGAGCCATGAGAGGCTGTATTTGCCGTAGAAAGCCTCAACAATATCCAGCCCGCGGTCAATGCTGACCTTAAACCGAAGCCCCGAGCCGGTATTTACCCATGCAACGCGGCTGCCGCGTCCCGGGCCGTTGTCAACGACATATGTCTCAATGCCGCCGAGCTGGTTGTGATTTATTATCCTGTCCTTATAGTCCATGGTTTTTATCCTTTCATTAAGCATTCGAAGAAAAACCGTTCAGCGTGGTCTAAGCCGCGGCGGGTTATGACGTTTTTCTGCTGTCCCGCGGGCCGTGCCACATGTTTGTTTTTTCATCGAACTGCCAACCGTTTTCATTTATGCAAACCTTATTGAATTCAAGCTCCGTGTCTCTTGCCATCTTGATTGTCGTTTGCCAATCTTTTATTCCGCTTAGCGTGTCCATCGACCTTATGTTCTGGTATGCCAGTATGTTAGCTGTCCGCAGCGTGTCAACCGGTTCGAGTCCGTAGAGTATCGCTGTTAGAAAGCCGCCTATCGTTGAATCGCCGGCGCCGGTTGCCGAGGCGAATTCTTCTTTTGGGCAGAAGTACGACGGGCACCATATCTGCCGCGACTGCCACGCCGCGGAGTCTATGCCCTTAATCTTGATTTTGTCTGCCGTCTGGAGGTAATAGCCGTCAATACCTTTTTTGACCGCGGCGATACTTACGCCCATATCAATCAGAGTTCCGGTGAGATACTCGCAGTCCGCGGCGCTGTATGCCAGAACCGGATCGGAGTCGCCCGCATCTTTTTTTCGCTGGTAAAACAGCTCCTTGTCCAGCATGAACGCCGTTTCCTCCACGCTTGGCAGGAATATATCGACATACGGCAGGGTGTTTTTGAGCATCTCACGCCAGTCGATACGCCCTGAATCACTGTCCGGGTCGGGCAGAGTCATATCAAGGCTTGTAATCACGCCGCAGTCTTTGGCTTTCTTGAACATTTTCGCCGTCTGGCTGCCGCCGTCTTGGTACATGCGTT
Proteins encoded:
- a CDS encoding aldo/keto reductase; the encoded protein is MKRRNFIKTAGAVTAGVMFKGSEISAMSSRKANIPAKEITSMVKLGKTDLNVSRIGFGGIVVMNAEPETAANAVKFAIEKGINYFDVAPSYGNAEEKLGPALAPYRKDVYLACKSHLRDAKGTKKLLDESLEKLQTDHFDVYQLHGITDVEKDVKASFAKGGAMETILEAKKNGIIRYVGFSAHTPEAALAAMDLYDFDTIMYPVNFCTHFNSRHEEAALAEAKKRGMGIIALKTMAWQKWQNDEDKKKYPKCWYMPLDDPEKARLALSWTLEQGANIAIPPGEEALFRLCVSNLPRAGKLSAQETKILSDLAAESEPIFTA
- a CDS encoding UvrB/UvrC motif-containing protein codes for the protein MKCQSCHNNPAVVHLVKMVNGLKSEMHLCIKCAAKFTSQLEESLELDKVLGELLAQLEESEPSQELSEVKEISADEIGLHCPDCGIDESSVKNDLLLGCASDYFVFSQFIGKSLARFQDGNTFHKGKIPHNLDSKVDRKPLIIFLKQQLVNAVELEEYELAADLRDRIDSLTCS
- a CDS encoding N-acetylmuramoyl-L-alanine amidase; amino-acid sequence: MNRRQIVFISFIAAMTVGSAVLLIFDTPRPHQGMHEYSLTSYTQLASVRNALSRNPSVTKTDWEYVEIFYSRTSAGDMGTVAMFNNSSTEKDANLHFVICNGEKNGAIQTSDRWRNQYRCLQGDNWYGSRKTIRICVIGHPIRALPSDTQIKRAEDLVETLCKEYGIPKVNVSYPQGWN
- a CDS encoding 6-pyruvoyl trahydropterin synthase family protein, with the protein product MTVYEVLIEYVFQASHAVCMPAGGLMEDMHSHEWRLKAAFGADKLDENGFAIEFSQAQSLIRDTLSPLEGKVLNNIPVFEGEIPTTEILSRYIYRNLKKRLQSDLKINYIELTEAPGCTVIYKE
- the thiC gene encoding phosphomethylpyrimidine synthase ThiC, whose product is MATQLEAARRGDTNEVMQFVADTENISIETVQKELAAGRLVIPANKMHLAWNLKPKAIGRAAAIKVNANIGMSSVSSSLDDEVKKMKTAISYGADAVMDLSTGGDLDETRKRLISECEVPFGTVPIYEAIQGRDVDDITPAVIMEIIERQAKQGVDFFTIHAGLLREHLPLLESRVCGIVSRGGALMSKWMLSHNRQNIMYELFDDICAVMRDYDVCFSLGDGLRPGCGADATDEAQIAELRTLGELTQRSWENGCQVMVEGPGHVPFNQIEENMRIQDEICQGAPFYVLGPLVTDIAPGYDHITSAIGGTAAGYYGASFLCYVTPREHLGLPGDDDVRQGVMAARIAAHAADVARGFPGAADRDLAISKARANLEWDKQIDSSLDPVTARRMHEEAGKESRMSAEDVDYCTMCGRDWCSVRINREIRDTFFSREKSQ
- a CDS encoding dockerin type I repeat-containing protein; protein product: MSNRTAFSTLCIALALIFAFSSNLLAFAGGDGTPENPWQVSTVQDILDVNNDLNACYTLTNNIDFNDAVYEDYVIGAFYGSFDGNGFTVMNLALQSSAYNSGFFRYIYPEGTVKNLFICNFHVTGHIYAGVLTAWNGGLIENCHSVSADIKGLYSAAALAGRNGGILRDSSADGDLYAAGGLREFGSSTGAADSGMLVGVNNGTIENCNSSGLIHPYPDDPSPTHIPLGFGGLVGFNDGGIIQNCYSTASLTDVSGGGLVGCNSDNHLGIRGHGIILDSYASGNLDRSGGGIAGNNSGYISGCYSVCTITGSGGGVVSYNNGYVTQCYSGVNTLESGGGFVSLNGTDGVITDCYSLTNVTGAGGGFARENGGLILGCLARGDVTSSEDYVGGFVGRNRYGETIYGGTIIDCFATGNVTGNEYVGGFAGENYSGRIENCFSAGMVTGSGRVGGLIGYITGGIQRNCFWDKDTAQQPVGYNHDMVGSTLIDNVAGKTTEQMKNEEIFLEAGWDLNGEDANGIQDTWYCSEGQYPLLTRLRPDHAPLELQGCGTGESPYMISSGRELLSISRDIFAHYELTGNIYLANTEFVYSPFPYFYGSLNGQGHFIENLHISAEDFAYIGLFGRIMPLVSIRNLGLKNATVSGLDVVGILAGDIILDRDTTGVGNDKPVLINNCFSTGSVTGSQSVGGLIGLVNNSACNIINCYSTASVVGDSSAGGLIAGNAGIVSNCYASGNVNATDYAGGFVSQNFYGSIENCYAAGDVHSLQYSGGFVSVNDSDAIVSNSYATGIVTAESYAGGFAGRDRSSELIMNCFWDIDASGMEASEAGTGKTTAQMQDINTFLNAGWDYVNESENGNMEIWYQTLGGYPVLYWQAAAGDINCDGVVDLADFTRMVDYWLLANDDMAEGYRLLGDINHDGSVDLADFAAALWQL
- a CDS encoding ATP--guanido phosphotransferase is translated as MQLNELSTGPCGWFDQTDQNSGIVISSRVRLARNIKGYNFSSTLSSESSLELLNQLYCVIDEKTNHNLSFFRIDNMTELEVNFLVERNLITSVMAFSSMPRGVFLSDNELTSIMVNEEDHLRLQAFSPGFNLNACWKRIDRLDDLIESSVKYAFDSRLGYLTACPTNVGTGLRISVMLHLAGLKMTGELEKVKKSASAMKLALRGLWGEGSGAMGDMYQVSNELTLGISEQDCLNDFTENIIPQIVKYEMIAREELLRRPAILDDKIFRALAILKNARMISSAEAMSHLCRLRLGILLGRVTEVSLERVNGLFFFILPSHLQMSLGKQLTREERDYLRANLIRDILRGGE
- the coaD gene encoding pantetheine-phosphate adenylyltransferase translates to MSYKNHIKAVFPGSFDPITNGHIDVAMRGLKMFDELVISVGDNQAKSELFSAEERVEMIREIFAGQSRVSVESYSGLTVEYARQAGATVMLRGLRNLTDVQYEFQLAMTNRAVAGIETVFVMTSERYGFVSSTMIREVATLGGDVSELIPELVYSRLKDKINPARRQ